A DNA window from Roseovarius sp. Pro17 contains the following coding sequences:
- the rsmH gene encoding 16S rRNA (cytosine(1402)-N(4))-methyltransferase RsmH: protein MSAATPDTPPHIPVLIAPLIAAAAPISGTWLDGTLGAGGYARALLEAGAQKVIGVDRDPAALEMAAGWAAPYGDRVELVEGVFSHLDNYAQDLDGIVLDLGVSSMQLDQAQRGFSFMRDGPLDMRMSQDGPSAADLVNAADEGELADILYLYGEERASRRIAKAIVKKRAEVPIVSTLQLAEIVEKCLPRSKPGQAHPATRSFQAIRIAVNDEYGELIGGLEAAERALKPGGALAVVTFHSIEDRMVKRFLQDRSDGGGGGSRHAPVQAEQARQFTLASRKAITADDAELAANPRSRSAKLRVAIRTDAAPGVTDRKAMGMPLLKGGK, encoded by the coding sequence ATGTCCGCTGCTACCCCTGACACACCCCCTCACATACCCGTCCTGATCGCGCCGCTGATCGCGGCCGCAGCGCCTATTTCCGGCACATGGCTGGACGGTACGCTGGGCGCAGGTGGATACGCGCGCGCGCTGCTGGAGGCGGGCGCGCAGAAGGTGATCGGCGTTGATCGTGACCCGGCGGCGCTGGAAATGGCCGCTGGTTGGGCCGCGCCTTATGGCGATCGGGTCGAACTGGTCGAGGGCGTTTTTTCACATCTGGACAATTATGCGCAGGATTTGGACGGCATCGTGCTGGACCTTGGCGTGAGCTCGATGCAGTTGGATCAGGCGCAGCGCGGCTTTTCCTTTATGCGCGATGGGCCATTGGATATGCGGATGAGCCAGGATGGCCCTTCGGCTGCCGATCTGGTCAATGCTGCCGACGAGGGCGAGTTGGCCGATATTCTATACCTTTACGGCGAAGAGCGGGCGAGCCGCCGGATCGCCAAGGCAATCGTGAAAAAACGCGCCGAGGTGCCTATCGTCAGCACCCTGCAACTGGCCGAGATCGTCGAGAAATGCCTGCCACGGAGTAAGCCGGGGCAGGCGCATCCCGCCACCCGCAGTTTTCAGGCGATCCGCATTGCCGTGAACGACGAATACGGTGAGCTGATCGGCGGGCTTGAGGCGGCTGAGCGCGCCTTGAAACCCGGCGGTGCGCTGGCCGTCGTCACCTTTCATTCAATCGAGGACCGCATGGTCAAACGCTTCTTGCAGGATCGCTCGGACGGCGGCGGCGGCGGCAGCCGTCATGCGCCGGTGCAAGCCGAGCAGGCGCGCCAGTTCACACTGGCTAGTCGCAAGGCGATCACGGCCGATGACGCAGAACTGGCGGCAAACCCGCGCAGCCGCAGCGCAAAATTGCGCGTGGCGATACGCACCGATGCCGCGCCGGGTGTGACGGACCGCAAGGCAATGGGAATGCCGCTGCTCAAAGGGGGTAAGTGA
- the mraZ gene encoding division/cell wall cluster transcriptional repressor MraZ, which translates to MARRFRGESHHKVDTKGRVSIPALFRRVIEASDPNWTDGLAPELVIVYGDHRRNYLECYTVEAIGEVDDKIDALPRGSKDRKILQRLFHGQSFPTTVDETGRLVLPAKLRAKIGLENEAFFIAAGDTFQIWKPETYETYEAAETEEWLDEQPDDFDPLILLDGAKGE; encoded by the coding sequence GTGGCACGCAGGTTCAGAGGTGAAAGCCACCACAAGGTGGATACGAAGGGTAGGGTTTCGATCCCCGCCCTTTTTCGCCGTGTGATCGAGGCGTCTGATCCCAACTGGACTGATGGCCTCGCGCCCGAGTTGGTCATCGTCTATGGCGATCATCGTCGCAATTATCTGGAATGCTACACGGTCGAGGCCATCGGAGAGGTGGACGACAAGATCGATGCACTGCCGCGCGGCTCGAAAGATCGCAAGATCCTTCAGCGCCTGTTTCATGGCCAATCCTTTCCGACGACGGTGGACGAGACCGGGCGCCTTGTGCTGCCCGCCAAGTTGCGCGCCAAGATCGGGCTGGAGAATGAGGCGTTTTTCATCGCCGCCGGCGATACGTTTCAGATCTGGAAGCCCGAGACATACGAGACCTATGAGGCCGCCGAGACCGAAGAATGGCTGGACGAGCAGCCGGATGATTTCGATCCGCTCATCCTGCTGGATGGCGCCAAGGGGGAATAG
- a CDS encoding DinB family protein produces the protein MIVTTSYCALMARYNLWQNGSLLSAAATLDGAARRLDRGAFFGSIARTFNHLLWGDMMWMSRFDGGAVPVGGIDTSGDLLPEWASYLTARAQTDRRILGWADRLEPEELSGDLSWYSGASGRNMTQPMGMCVLQLFNHQTHHRGQIHAMLTAAGARPGPTDVVFMPDDIGL, from the coding sequence ATGATCGTGACGACGTCTTATTGTGCGCTGATGGCGCGTTATAACCTGTGGCAGAACGGATCGCTTCTGAGTGCTGCCGCAACGCTGGACGGGGCCGCGCGACGGCTGGACCGGGGCGCATTCTTTGGCTCTATCGCGCGCACGTTCAATCATCTGCTGTGGGGCGACATGATGTGGATGTCGCGTTTTGACGGCGGCGCTGTGCCTGTGGGCGGGATCGACACCAGTGGCGATTTGCTGCCTGAATGGGCCAGCTACCTCACGGCGCGGGCGCAGACCGACCGGCGCATATTGGGCTGGGCCGACCGGCTGGAGCCCGAAGAGTTGTCGGGCGATCTGTCCTGGTATTCCGGTGCATCGGGGCGAAACATGACGCAGCCCATGGGAATGTGTGTTCTGCAACTCTTCAATCATCAGACACACCATCGCGGGCAGATTCATGCGATGCTAACCGCCGCAGGCGCGCGGCCGGGGCCGACTGACGTGGTCTTCATGCCGGACGATATCGGTCTTTGA
- a CDS encoding DUF2842 domain-containing protein: MTLSYKARRRWSLVILLIGLPAYVVAVISLIAWLPDLPGWVNFVIYVTLGFVWMVPLKFVFLGIGQADPDAPHLDDDLR, encoded by the coding sequence ATGACGTTGAGTTACAAAGCAAGGCGGCGCTGGTCGCTGGTGATCCTGCTGATCGGCCTGCCGGCTTATGTCGTGGCAGTGATCAGCCTGATCGCTTGGCTGCCGGACCTGCCAGGTTGGGTGAACTTTGTCATCTATGTCACGCTGGGCTTTGTCTGGATGGTGCCGCTGAAATTCGTGTTTCTCGGCATCGGCCAAGCCGATCCCGACGCCCCCCACCTAGACGATGATCTGCGCTGA
- a CDS encoding adenylosuccinate synthase has translation MANVVVVGAQWGDEGKGKIVDWLSERADVIARFQGGHNAGHTLVVDGKVYKLNALPSGVVRGGKLSVIGNGVVLDPWHLVNEIAKIREQGVEISPETLMIAENTPLILPIHGELDRAREEAACKGTKIGTTGRGIGPAYEDKVGRRSVRVADLADMATLEARVDRALQHHDPLRKGLGIEAIDRDALVQQLKDIAPEILQYAAPVWKVLNDKRKAGKRILFEGAQGALLDIDFGTYPFVTSSNVIAGQAATGVGVGPSAINYVLGIVKAYTTRVGEGPFPTELDDDDGQRLGERGREFGTVTGRKRRCGWFDAALVRQTCATSGVKGIALTKLDVLDGFETLRICTGYELDGKKLDYLPTASDQQWRCKPIYEEMPGWSESTEGARSWAELPAGAIKYVRRVEELIECPVAMLSTSPEREDTVLVTDPFAD, from the coding sequence ATGGCAAACGTAGTCGTCGTGGGCGCCCAGTGGGGCGACGAAGGCAAAGGCAAGATCGTTGACTGGCTTAGCGAGCGGGCCGATGTAATCGCGCGTTTTCAGGGCGGACATAACGCCGGTCACACGCTGGTCGTTGATGGCAAGGTCTATAAGCTGAACGCGCTGCCCTCGGGCGTGGTGCGCGGTGGCAAGCTGAGCGTGATCGGCAACGGCGTGGTGCTGGACCCATGGCATCTGGTCAACGAGATCGCCAAGATTCGCGAACAGGGGGTCGAGATATCCCCCGAGACGCTGATGATCGCCGAAAACACTCCGCTGATCCTGCCGATCCACGGCGAGCTGGACCGCGCCCGCGAAGAGGCGGCCTGCAAAGGCACCAAGATCGGCACTACTGGGCGCGGTATCGGCCCCGCCTATGAGGACAAGGTCGGGCGCCGTTCGGTCCGGGTGGCCGATCTGGCGGATATGGCGACGCTGGAGGCGCGGGTGGACCGCGCGCTGCAGCATCACGATCCACTGCGCAAGGGGTTGGGGATCGAGGCGATCGACCGAGACGCGCTGGTCCAGCAACTAAAAGATATTGCGCCGGAGATCCTGCAATACGCGGCGCCGGTGTGGAAGGTGCTGAACGACAAGCGCAAGGCAGGCAAGCGCATCCTCTTTGAGGGGGCACAGGGCGCGCTGCTGGATATCGATTTCGGCACCTATCCTTTCGTTACGTCGTCCAACGTGATCGCGGGGCAGGCGGCAACGGGCGTTGGCGTCGGCCCCAGCGCGATCAACTATGTACTGGGCATCGTCAAGGCCTACACCACCCGCGTCGGCGAGGGGCCGTTCCCGACCGAGTTGGACGACGATGACGGCCAGAGATTGGGCGAGCGGGGCCGCGAATTCGGCACCGTCACGGGGCGCAAGCGGCGTTGTGGGTGGTTCGATGCGGCCCTCGTGCGCCAAACTTGCGCAACCTCAGGCGTCAAGGGGATCGCGCTGACCAAGCTGGACGTTCTGGACGGGTTTGAGACCCTGCGCATCTGCACAGGCTATGAGCTGGACGGCAAAAAGTTGGACTATCTGCCGACCGCCTCTGATCAACAATGGCGCTGCAAGCCGATCTACGAGGAAATGCCCGGTTGGTCCGAGTCGACCGAAGGCGCGCGCAGTTGGGCCGAGTTGCCCGCAGGTGCGATCAAATATGTGCGCCGCGTCGAGGAGCTAATCGAATGCCCCGTCGCGATGCTGTCGACCTCGCCCGAGCGTGAGGATACGGTTCTGGTAACCGATCCCTTCGCTGACTGA
- a CDS encoding DUF6524 family protein: protein MGFVLRWLIAFVLLAATFNPTRWNYVNWARAEYDVQLPLVVLAGLVLLVFYVIYLRATLRSIGGLGMSMVLAITAAGLWVLHDYGLLTLRDTSQIVWLALIALSLVLGIGLSWSHVRRRLSGQSDMDDVGD, encoded by the coding sequence ATGGGATTCGTGCTGCGCTGGCTGATCGCCTTTGTCCTATTGGCCGCCACGTTCAACCCAACGCGCTGGAACTACGTCAACTGGGCGCGCGCCGAATATGACGTGCAATTGCCGCTGGTGGTTCTCGCCGGCCTCGTCCTGCTGGTGTTTTACGTCATTTACTTGCGCGCGACGCTGCGCTCGATCGGCGGCCTTGGCATGAGCATGGTACTGGCCATCACTGCGGCCGGGCTATGGGTACTGCACGATTACGGGCTGCTGACCCTGCGTGATACGTCACAGATCGTCTGGCTGGCCCTGATCGCGCTGTCGCTGGTGCTTGGCATCGGCCTGAGTTGGAGCCACGTGCGCCGCCGTCTGTCGGGCCAGTCAGACATGGACGACGTCGGCGACTGA
- the secG gene encoding preprotein translocase subunit SecG, whose protein sequence is MENVVLIIHLLLALSLIGAVLLQRSEGGGLGMGGGGGGGRVAGRSSGTAMGKLTWILAGAFICTSMVLTVIAASNSAGSSVLDRLTDAPVREEQPVDSGITAPLPPAADDDAPVLPTAD, encoded by the coding sequence ATGGAAAACGTTGTTCTCATCATCCATTTGCTTCTGGCACTATCGCTGATCGGCGCAGTGCTGCTGCAACGTTCCGAAGGGGGCGGACTGGGCATGGGTGGCGGCGGTGGCGGCGGGCGTGTCGCAGGCCGCTCGTCCGGGACGGCTATGGGCAAGCTGACATGGATCCTCGCCGGTGCCTTTATCTGCACCTCGATGGTGCTGACAGTGATCGCGGCCAGTAATTCCGCCGGCAGTTCGGTTCTGGATCGCCTGACCGACGCGCCCGTGCGCGAAGAGCAGCCCGTGGATAGCGGCATCACCGCGCCTCTGCCTCCAGCGGCGGATGACGACGCACCGGTCCTGCCGACCGCCGACTGA
- a CDS encoding CTP synthase: MARYIFITGGVVSSLGKGLASAALGALLQARGFSVRLRKLDPYLNVDPGTMSPFEHGEVFVTDDGAETDLDLGHYERFTGVPARMTDSVSSGRIYSNVLEKERRGDYLGKTIQVVPHVTNEIKEFLAIGEDEVDFMLCEIGGTVGDIEGLPFFEAIRQFSHDQPRGQCIFMHLTLLPYLAASGELKTKPTQHSVKELQSIGIAPDILVCRSEHPIPEKEREKIALFCNVRKEAVIAAYDLKSIYEAPLAYHREGLDQAVLDAFQISPAPRPDLTVWKDVADRIYNTDGEVNIAIVGKYVQLEDAYKSIREALTHGGMANRVKVNVKWVDAEVFDTQDPARHLDGFHAILVPGGFGERGTEGKIKAAQFARERKIPYLGICLGMQLAVIEAARNVAGIATAGSEEFDHEAGAKRFEPVIYHLKEWVQGNAKVKRKVTDDKGGTMRLGAYDATLKVGSRVAEIYGTTSIEERHRHRYEVDTKYREKLEECGLHFSGMSPDGRLPEIVEWADHPWFIGVQFHPELKSKPFAPHPLFDDFVRAAVETSRLV; encoded by the coding sequence ATGGCTCGTTATATCTTTATTACCGGCGGCGTCGTCTCTTCCCTTGGTAAAGGGCTTGCCTCCGCCGCCCTCGGCGCGTTGCTGCAAGCGCGCGGCTTTTCGGTGCGCCTGCGCAAACTGGACCCATACCTGAACGTCGATCCCGGCACGATGAGCCCGTTCGAGCATGGCGAAGTTTTCGTCACCGATGACGGCGCTGAAACCGATTTGGATCTGGGCCATTACGAGCGTTTCACGGGCGTGCCTGCCCGCATGACCGACTCGGTTAGTTCGGGGCGCATTTATTCCAACGTTCTGGAAAAGGAACGCCGTGGCGATTATCTGGGGAAAACCATTCAGGTCGTCCCGCATGTTACCAACGAGATCAAGGAATTCCTCGCCATCGGCGAAGATGAGGTTGATTTCATGCTCTGCGAAATCGGCGGCACGGTGGGCGACATCGAGGGCCTGCCCTTTTTCGAGGCTATCCGCCAATTCAGCCATGATCAGCCGCGCGGCCAGTGCATTTTCATGCACCTGACGCTGCTGCCCTATCTGGCGGCATCAGGTGAGCTTAAAACAAAACCGACTCAGCACAGCGTCAAGGAATTGCAGTCGATCGGCATCGCGCCCGACATACTCGTCTGCCGGTCCGAGCATCCAATTCCCGAAAAGGAACGCGAAAAGATCGCGCTGTTCTGCAACGTGCGCAAAGAGGCGGTTATCGCCGCCTATGACCTGAAATCCATCTACGAGGCGCCGCTGGCCTATCACCGCGAGGGGCTGGATCAGGCCGTGCTGGACGCGTTCCAGATATCCCCCGCGCCGCGCCCCGACCTGACCGTCTGGAAGGACGTGGCCGACCGCATCTACAACACCGACGGCGAGGTCAACATCGCCATCGTCGGTAAGTACGTGCAGCTTGAAGACGCCTACAAGTCGATCAGGGAGGCACTCACGCATGGCGGCATGGCCAACCGGGTCAAGGTCAACGTCAAATGGGTCGATGCCGAAGTTTTCGACACCCAAGACCCCGCGCGCCATCTCGACGGGTTCCACGCCATTCTCGTGCCCGGCGGCTTTGGCGAGCGCGGCACCGAGGGCAAGATCAAGGCGGCCCAATTCGCACGCGAACGCAAGATCCCCTATTTGGGCATCTGCTTGGGCATGCAGTTGGCCGTGATCGAGGCCGCGCGCAACGTTGCAGGCATAGCGACGGCAGGATCGGAGGAGTTCGACCACGAGGCCGGCGCGAAACGGTTCGAGCCTGTCATCTATCATCTCAAGGAATGGGTGCAGGGCAACGCCAAGGTCAAGCGCAAGGTCACCGACGACAAGGGCGGCACCATGCGCCTTGGCGCCTATGACGCCACGCTTAAAGTAGGCAGCCGCGTCGCGGAAATCTATGGCACGACATCCATCGAGGAACGCCACCGCCACCGCTATGAGGTGGACACGAAATACCGCGAAAAGCTGGAGGAATGCGGCCTGCACTTTTCAGGCATGTCGCCGGACGGGCGCCTGCCGGAAATAGTGGAATGGGCGGACCATCCGTGGTTCATCGGCGTGCAATTCCATCCCGAGCTGAAATCCAAGCCTTTCGCGCCTCATCCTCTCTTTGATGATTTCGTGCGCGCTGCTGTCGAGACCTCCCGCCTCGTCTGA
- the recN gene encoding DNA repair protein RecN yields the protein MLRSLDIRDMLIIDRLELSFQPGLNALTGETGAGKSILLDSLGFVLGWRGRAELVRSGAEQGEVTAIFDLPEGHAAHAVLDEAGLPEADELILRRINSADGRKTAWVNDRRCSGEVLRSLSETLVELHGQHDDRGLLNARGHRALLDEFGQLDALRSEVRAAWSARQKAHKALEVAQTALDAVRSEEEFLRHAVGEMRALAPEPGEDGALDTSRRMMQAAERVRTDIAKAAKALGGDGAEGAAGDALRWLEDAGAQLDGQLDAPIEALGRAMVELDEAARGVDDCLEALAFNPSDLENTEERLFAIRALARKHDVVPGELGTFAEGLEARLAALDAGDAELDQLRAELKSAGKIYDDAASTLSAARAEAAGRLDSAVMAELAPLKMERAVFETIMSETPPGPDGIDEVAFSVATNPGAPSGPLAKIASGGELSRFLLALKVCLTSGQPGLTMIFDEIDRGVGGATADAVGRRLADLAQGGQVLVVTHSPQVAALAAHHWRVEKRVEAGMTLSTVTPLGADQRVDEIARMLSGDTITPAARAAAEALMGV from the coding sequence ATGCTGCGCAGTCTGGATATTCGCGACATGCTGATCATAGATCGGCTGGAATTGTCTTTCCAGCCGGGTTTGAACGCATTGACCGGCGAAACGGGTGCAGGCAAATCAATCCTTTTGGATAGCCTCGGGTTTGTCCTTGGTTGGCGTGGCCGGGCCGAGCTGGTGCGCAGCGGCGCCGAGCAGGGCGAGGTAACGGCGATTTTCGATCTGCCTGAGGGCCACGCGGCCCATGCGGTGCTGGACGAAGCCGGGCTGCCCGAGGCGGATGAGTTAATCCTGCGGCGGATCAACAGTGCCGACGGGCGCAAGACAGCATGGGTGAACGACCGCCGCTGTTCTGGCGAGGTGCTGCGCAGTCTAAGTGAAACGCTGGTTGAACTACACGGTCAGCATGACGACCGGGGCCTGCTGAATGCGCGTGGGCATCGCGCGTTGCTGGACGAGTTCGGCCAGTTGGATGCGCTGCGCAGCGAGGTGCGCGCCGCTTGGAGTGCGCGTCAGAAGGCGCACAAGGCATTAGAAGTAGCGCAGACTGCGCTGGACGCCGTGCGCAGCGAAGAGGAATTCCTGCGCCATGCTGTTGGGGAAATGCGTGCGCTGGCCCCCGAGCCGGGCGAGGATGGCGCGTTGGACACTAGCCGCCGCATGATGCAGGCTGCCGAGCGGGTGCGCACGGATATTGCCAAGGCAGCAAAGGCGCTGGGCGGCGATGGTGCCGAGGGCGCGGCAGGCGACGCACTGCGCTGGCTAGAGGATGCAGGCGCACAACTGGACGGCCAGTTGGATGCGCCCATCGAAGCGCTGGGCCGTGCCATGGTCGAGCTGGACGAGGCCGCTCGCGGGGTCGACGATTGCCTTGAGGCGCTGGCCTTTAACCCGTCGGATCTGGAAAACACCGAAGAGCGCCTCTTTGCCATCCGCGCTTTGGCCCGCAAACACGACGTGGTGCCGGGCGAACTGGGCACCTTTGCCGAAGGACTCGAGGCGCGCCTTGCCGCACTTGATGCGGGCGACGCCGAGCTGGACCAGCTACGCGCTGAGCTGAAAAGCGCGGGCAAAATTTACGACGATGCGGCCTCAACGCTTAGCGCCGCGCGGGCCGAGGCGGCAGGGCGGTTGGACAGCGCCGTCATGGCAGAACTCGCGCCGCTCAAGATGGAGCGCGCGGTGTTCGAGACGATCATGTCCGAAACGCCCCCTGGGCCTGATGGCATCGACGAGGTGGCGTTCAGTGTAGCGACAAACCCCGGTGCGCCCTCGGGACCGCTGGCCAAGATCGCGTCTGGCGGCGAGCTAAGCCGTTTTCTGCTGGCGCTCAAGGTCTGCCTGACGAGCGGGCAGCCGGGCCTGACGATGATATTTGACGAAATCGATCGCGGCGTCGGCGGCGCGACGGCAGATGCGGTTGGCCGTCGTCTGGCGGATCTGGCGCAGGGCGGTCAGGTGCTGGTCGTCACGCATAGCCCACAGGTCGCCGCGTTGGCCGCACATCACTGGCGCGTGGAAAAGAGGGTTGAGGCGGGCATGACGCTGTCGACGGTCACACCCCTAGGCGCGGATCAGCGGGTGGACGAAATCGCGCGAATGCTCTCAGGCGACACGATCACGCCCGCCGCCCGCGCCGCGGCCGAGGCGCTGATGGGCGTTTAA
- a CDS encoding outer membrane protein assembly factor BamD, whose translation MTFGRQGAARRAKLAAKQAATIAAKTAGAILLAAALASCGGITGKVERGDVDYEKYTAQQIFERGEYDLAANKPALAAQSFAEIERLYPYSDLTKRAVIMQAYSYHRDKDYEASRSAAQRYIDFYPTDEDAAYAQYLLALSYYDQIDEVGRDQGLTFQALQALRQVIENYPDSEYARSAMLKFDLAFSHLAGKEMEVGRYYLRHDHFTSAINRFRVVVEDFQTTSHTAEALHRLVEAYLSLGLTAEAQTAGAILGYNFRSTPWYEDSYELLTRRGLALEARGDSWLAQVYRQMIKGEWL comes from the coding sequence ATGACGTTTGGCAGACAGGGCGCAGCACGGCGCGCAAAACTGGCCGCAAAACAGGCGGCGACCATTGCAGCCAAGACAGCGGGTGCGATCCTTCTGGCCGCGGCGCTCGCATCCTGTGGCGGCATCACCGGCAAGGTCGAGCGTGGCGATGTTGATTACGAGAAATACACTGCCCAGCAGATTTTCGAGCGTGGCGAGTATGATCTGGCCGCGAACAAGCCGGCGCTGGCCGCCCAGAGCTTTGCCGAGATTGAGCGGCTCTATCCTTATTCCGATCTGACCAAGCGTGCCGTTATCATGCAGGCCTATTCTTACCACCGCGACAAGGATTACGAGGCCAGCCGCAGCGCGGCGCAGCGTTACATCGACTTCTATCCGACGGACGAAGATGCGGCCTATGCCCAGTATCTGCTGGCGCTCAGCTATTATGACCAGATCGACGAAGTGGGACGCGATCAGGGCCTGACATTCCAGGCGTTGCAGGCGTTACGCCAGGTGATCGAGAACTATCCCGACAGCGAATATGCCCGCTCGGCCATGCTGAAATTCGACCTCGCGTTCAGCCACCTTGCCGGCAAGGAAATGGAGGTCGGGCGTTATTACCTGCGCCACGATCACTTCACCTCGGCGATCAACAGGTTTCGCGTGGTGGTCGAGGATTTCCAGACCACATCGCATACCGCCGAGGCGCTGCACCGTCTGGTCGAGGCCTATCTGTCGCTGGGCCTCACCGCCGAGGCGCAGACGGCTGGTGCGATCCTTGGCTACAACTTCCGCTCGACGCCTTGGTATGAGGACAGCTACGAACTGTTGACGCGCCGGGGTCTCGCGCTGGAGGCGCGCGGTGACAGCTGGTTGGCGCAAGTCTATCGCCAGATGATCAAGGGTGAGTGGCTGTAA
- the lpxC gene encoding UDP-3-O-acyl-N-acetylglucosamine deacetylase: MQHTVSTPITFDGVGLHSGRPARLVIRPAPVGHGIVFRRLDCDAGTCDIPALWSLVNQSPLCTRLENAEGIQISTVEHVMAALMGCGIHNALVTVDGPEVPILDGSSIEFVRGILAAGMCRQGSPVRALRVMRPVEVRRGDAWARLTPQDTLTIEFDIAFDDAAIGVQKKVLNMANGSFVRELSSSRTFCRKSDVDLMRANGLALGGSLENAVVVDGAQILSPGGLRHRDEAVRHKMLDALGDLALAGAPLLAHYHGYKAGHAITNDLLRALFETPGAVEWVTCDAALAAKLPGAGVHCGEVPQVA, encoded by the coding sequence TTGCAACACACGGTGTCCACTCCTATCACGTTCGACGGTGTCGGCCTTCACTCGGGCCGCCCTGCGCGCCTCGTGATCCGCCCTGCGCCCGTGGGGCATGGAATCGTGTTTCGCCGTCTGGATTGCGACGCTGGTACCTGCGACATTCCCGCGCTCTGGAGCTTGGTCAATCAATCTCCGCTCTGCACCCGGCTGGAGAATGCTGAGGGTATCCAGATTTCGACGGTTGAACATGTGATGGCCGCCCTTATGGGCTGTGGCATCCACAACGCATTGGTTACGGTCGATGGCCCCGAAGTGCCGATCCTCGATGGCAGCTCGATCGAGTTTGTGCGCGGCATCCTTGCGGCGGGCATGTGTCGTCAAGGCAGCCCTGTGCGCGCGCTGCGCGTGATGCGCCCTGTCGAAGTGCGGCGGGGCGATGCCTGGGCGCGCCTGACGCCGCAGGACACGCTGACGATTGAGTTCGACATCGCCTTTGATGATGCCGCCATCGGTGTGCAGAAGAAGGTGCTGAACATGGCCAATGGCAGTTTTGTTCGCGAGCTGAGCTCGAGCCGGACCTTCTGCCGTAAATCCGATGTCGACCTGATGCGCGCCAATGGTCTCGCGCTGGGTGGCTCGCTGGAGAATGCGGTCGTTGTGGACGGCGCGCAGATTCTCAGCCCCGGCGGGTTGCGCCACCGTGACGAGGCCGTGCGCCACAAGATGCTGGATGCGCTGGGCGATCTGGCGCTGGCCGGGGCACCACTGCTGGCGCATTACCACGGCTATAAGGCAGGTCACGCGATAACCAATGATCTGCTGCGCGCTCTCTTTGAGACACCCGGTGCGGTTGAGTGGGTCACTTGTGACGCCGCACTGGCCGCCAAGCTGCCCGGCGCGGGCGTGCATTGTGGTGAAGTGCCGCAAGTCGCCTGA